Within the Candidatus Anaeroferrophillus wilburensis genome, the region TTTGAAAGAAAAATAAAGCAACGTCATGAATACGGCCGCGCTGACCACATCTTTCACCTGTTCCACATCGGAATGATAATGTCCCCTGGCCAGCATATCAACCAGGTATTCGATCAGCCGGTGACGCCATCCCCTCACTTTGCTAAGTTATCAGACGAACAAGATATCTTGCCACGTTCTCCCTTTCATTGCGAAGAATACCGCAGCTCTGAAACCTTATCTCGCTGGTCTCCCTTACTACCCTCTTCAGCGCTTAAGGATAGTTTTCCCTGATAGAGCAACCCGGCAACCAAAGCCGTGAAAGG harbors:
- a CDS encoding diacylglycerol kinase, with product MRGWRHRLIEYLVDMLARGHYHSDVEQVKDVVSAAVFMTLLYFSFKTMDRFL